A genome region from Brassica oleracea var. oleracea cultivar TO1000 chromosome C2, BOL, whole genome shotgun sequence includes the following:
- the LOC106327275 gene encoding homogentisate 1,2-dioxygenase — protein sequence MGEKLADLEYQPGFGNHFSSEAIAGALPRDQNSPLVCPLGLYAEQISGTSFTSPRKLNQRSWLYRIKPSVTHEPFKPRVPAHTRLVSEFDASNSRTNPTQLRWRPEDVPDSPTDFVDGLYTVCGAGSSFLRHGFAIHMYTANKGMKDSAFCNADGDFLFVPQAGRVWIETECGRLLVSPGEIAVIPQGFRFSIDLLDGKSRGYVAEIYGAHFQLPDLGPIGANGLAAPRDFLAPTAWFEEGLRPDYTIVHKFGGELFTAKQDFSPFNVVAWHGNYVPYKYDLHKFCPYNTVLVDHGDPSVNTVLTAPTDKPGVALLDFVIFPPRWLVAEHTFRPPYYHRNCMSEFMGLIYGAYEAKADGFLPGGASLHSCMTPHGPDTTTYEATIARVNAMAPSKLTGTMAFMFESALIPRVCHWALESPFLDHDYYQCWIGLKSHFSRISLNETNIESTEKKNEASE from the exons ATGGGAGAGAAGCTTGCAGATTTAGAGTACCAACCAGGCTTCGGCAACCACTTCTCCTCCGAAGCGATCGCCGGAGCTCTGCCGCGAGATCAGAACAGTCCTCTTGTTTGTCCTCTCGGTCTCTACGCAGAGCAGATCTCCGGAACCTCTTTCACTTCCCCTCGCAAGCTTAATCAGCGAAG TTGGTTGTATCGGATCAAGCCATCGGTGACGCACGAGCCCTTCAAGCCTCGTGTTCCTGCTCATACGAGGCTCGTGAGTGAGTTCGATGCGTCGAACAGCCGTACGAATCCGACTCAGCTTCGGTGGAGGCCTGAGGATGTTCCTGACTCGCCTACTGATTTCGTTGATGGGTTGTACACTGTTTGTGGAGCTGGGAGCTCTTTTCTCCGCCATGGGTTTGCTATTCACAT GTACACTGCTAATAAAGGGATGAAAGACTCTGCCTTTTGTAACGCTGATGGTGACTTCTTGTTTGTTCCTCAGGCTGGAA GGGTGTGGATTGAAACCGAGTGTGGGAGGCTTTTGGTTTCTCCTGGTGAAATTGCTGTTATACCACAAGGATTCAGATTTTCCATAGATTTGCTAGATGGGAAGTCTCGTGGTTATGTTGCTGAGATCTATGGTGCTCATTTTCAGCTTCCTGATCTTGGACCTATAG GTGCCAATGGTCTTGCTGCACCAAGAGATTTTCTTGCACCAACGGCATGGTTTGAGGAAGGGCTACGGCCTGACTACACTATTGTTCACAAGTTTGGTGGTGAACTCTTTACTGCTAAACAAGATTTCTCTCCTTTCAATGTGGTCGCCTGGCATGGCAATTACGTGCCTTATAAG TATGACCTGCACAAGTTCTGTCCATACAACACTGTCCTTGTAGACCATGGAGATCCATCTGTGAATACAG TTCTGACAGCACCAACGGATAAACCTGGTGTGGCCTTGCTTGATTTTGTCATATTCCCTCCTCGTTGGTTGGTTGCTGAGCATACCTTTCGACCTCCTTACTACCATCGTAACTGCATGAGTGAATTTATGGGCCTAATCTACGGTGCTTACGAG GCCAAAGCTGATGGATTTCTCCCTGGTGGCGCAAGTCTTCACAGTTGTATGACACCTCACGGTCCAGATACAACCACTTACGAG GCGACGATTGCTCGAGTAAATGCAATGGCTCCTTCTAAACTCACGGGTACAATGGCTTTCATGTTTGAATCAGCCTTGATCCCTAGAGTCTGCCATTGGGCTCTGGAGTCCCCTTTCCTCGACCACGATTACTACCAATGTTGGATTGGCCTCAAGTCCCATTTCTCACGCATAAGCTTGAACGAGACTAACATTGAATCAACAGAGAAAAAGAACGAAGCTTCAGAGTAA